In Verrucomicrobiota bacterium, one genomic interval encodes:
- a CDS encoding ATP-binding protein yields the protein MAVDLSGQIYRALQGALDKARRANVEGRTAEARATYRECARLMQDYAKYAPTLAEKVRRLNTAKEYLAQAEGKTERAEPAPAVPPASAPAAKPSSAAAERPRDAYSDAIEALVYRARVTWADIGGLDETKREIRSAFALGVVKTPAGLNIEGWRNILLYGPPGTGKTLLAAAASNEIAATFLNVRAGDVLSKYFGESTRLVSALFAYAAAHEPCVVFLDEFDALGIPRDQSDSGAERRMLSAILTELDGLSGKGARHAVLTIAATNAPWALDAAALSRFDKRIYVPLPDRAARAAVLRIHLDAKGYRLDGDYGALAAATDGTSGRELARLCKEVANRMIHEANPDLIDRNVEALKAYTLHTRPLTMADFEPVLASLKAETPPAAVRRYEAFASTT from the coding sequence ATGGCCGTTGACTTGAGCGGACAGATCTACCGGGCGCTCCAGGGAGCGCTCGACAAGGCGCGGCGTGCGAACGTCGAAGGGCGCACGGCCGAGGCCCGCGCGACGTACCGCGAGTGCGCGCGCCTGATGCAGGACTACGCCAAGTACGCGCCGACGCTTGCTGAGAAAGTCCGCCGCCTCAACACGGCAAAGGAGTACCTCGCCCAGGCCGAGGGCAAGACCGAGCGCGCCGAGCCGGCGCCTGCCGTGCCACCTGCTTCCGCGCCGGCCGCCAAACCGTCGTCCGCCGCGGCCGAACGCCCGCGCGACGCCTATTCCGACGCGATCGAGGCACTCGTCTACCGCGCGCGCGTCACCTGGGCCGACATCGGCGGCCTCGACGAGACCAAGCGCGAGATCCGCAGTGCCTTCGCCCTCGGCGTGGTCAAAACGCCCGCCGGCCTCAACATCGAGGGCTGGCGCAATATCCTTCTCTACGGCCCGCCCGGCACGGGCAAAACGCTGCTTGCCGCCGCCGCGTCGAACGAAATTGCCGCGACGTTCCTCAACGTGCGCGCCGGCGATGTGCTCTCGAAGTACTTCGGCGAATCGACCCGGCTCGTTTCGGCCCTCTTCGCCTATGCCGCCGCCCACGAACCGTGCGTCGTATTCCTCGATGAGTTCGACGCGCTCGGCATCCCGCGCGACCAGAGCGACAGCGGCGCCGAGCGCCGCATGCTCTCGGCCATCCTCACCGAGCTCGACGGGCTGAGCGGCAAGGGCGCGCGCCATGCCGTGCTCACCATCGCCGCCACGAACGCGCCCTGGGCGCTCGACGCCGCCGCGCTGAGCCGATTCGACAAGCGCATCTACGTTCCCCTGCCCGACCGCGCCGCGCGCGCCGCCGTGCTGCGCATCCATCTCGACGCGAAAGGCTATCGCCTCGACGGCGACTACGGTGCGCTCGCCGCTGCCACGGACGGCACCAGCGGCCGCGAGCTGGCCCGCCTGTGCAAAGAGGTCGCCAACCGCATGATCCACGAGGCGAACCCCGACCTCATCGACCGCAACGTCGAGGCGCTCAAGGCCTATACGCTGCACACGCGGCCTTTGACGATGGCCGACTTCGAGCCGGTGCTCGCGAGTCTCAAGGCCGAGACGCCGCCGGCCGCCGTGCGCCGATACGAAGCCTTTGCCTCAACGACCTGA
- a CDS encoding WG repeat-containing protein gives MSQCRYRRARWAALLFALIVVAAMMIHTVPPRASGCPVQEAGQEPTQVVESVLDASGPLFPVQINGRYGYMDRTGRLVIEPRYSNAFFYREGLALVGDNELYGVIDASGRTVIEPRFERFADRFAEGLLAVAAGDVWGYVDRRGTWAIAARFNFAGQFSNGLAPVQIGPKWGYINRAGEIVIEPQFDMAYTFAEGLAVTVIDGKHGYVDKTGRTIIEHKFEAAGSFGEGLAPTRTENKWGYINHSGRFVIKPKFHFAQSFTHGRAVASIEQDGRFKWGYIDRTGTFVILADFDSVQAFSDGAAPVMMGGKWGFIDTAGRFIIEPRFDYVQAFEDGLARVVIEQKSGYINTKGEYVWEPSE, from the coding sequence ATGAGCCAATGTCGATACCGCCGCGCACGGTGGGCGGCCTTGCTGTTCGCGCTCATCGTTGTTGCGGCGATGATGATCCACACGGTGCCGCCGCGCGCCTCGGGCTGCCCCGTCCAGGAAGCCGGCCAAGAACCGACGCAGGTCGTCGAGTCTGTGCTTGACGCCTCGGGTCCTCTCTTCCCCGTCCAGATCAACGGCCGCTACGGCTACATGGACAGGACGGGCCGCCTCGTCATCGAGCCGCGGTACAGCAACGCGTTCTTCTATCGCGAGGGTCTCGCTCTTGTCGGCGATAACGAGCTCTATGGCGTGATCGACGCCTCCGGCCGCACCGTGATCGAGCCGCGCTTCGAGCGGTTCGCCGACCGATTCGCGGAGGGTCTGCTCGCCGTGGCGGCCGGCGACGTGTGGGGTTACGTGGACCGCAGGGGCACGTGGGCCATCGCCGCCCGGTTCAACTTCGCCGGGCAGTTCTCCAACGGCCTCGCCCCCGTCCAAATCGGCCCCAAGTGGGGCTACATCAACCGTGCCGGCGAGATCGTGATCGAACCACAGTTCGACATGGCCTACACCTTCGCTGAGGGCCTCGCCGTTACGGTCATCGACGGCAAGCACGGGTACGTCGACAAGACCGGCAGGACAATCATCGAACACAAGTTCGAGGCCGCCGGTTCCTTTGGCGAGGGGCTCGCCCCCACACGCACCGAGAACAAGTGGGGCTACATCAATCACAGCGGCCGCTTCGTCATCAAACCGAAGTTCCACTTCGCCCAGTCGTTCACTCACGGCCGTGCCGTCGCCTCCATCGAGCAGGACGGACGCTTCAAGTGGGGCTACATTGACCGCACCGGCACGTTCGTCATCCTGGCCGATTTCGACAGCGTCCAGGCCTTCAGCGACGGCGCCGCTCCCGTCATGATGGGCGGCAAGTGGGGCTTCATTGACACCGCGGGCCGCTTCATCATCGAACCGCGCTTCGACTACGTCCAAGCCTTCGAAGACGGTCTCGCCCGCGTCGTCATCGAGCAGAAAAGCGGCTACATCAACACCAAAGGCGAGTACGTCTGGGAGCCATCGGAGTGA
- a CDS encoding glycoside hydrolase family 65 protein translates to MVARRVCAIVKKEHDAESRRAHASVFTIANGYMAFKGDLAEERGLLEERNGRHAATLINGVFDTADMIGQIPVSKHERRYLDEDYFDGAGPSPSVANLPNPLAVRVFVGDDELVFERGRITRFSRTYELDRGLYGYAYTHTDCRGRKTRIAMQRFCDMANVHRAFMRYSVTPLNYSGTVRIMSGIDAAVRSNLTGDRQIDVVGGWPVSRDKASLLMEARTAHTGIHVKLAVRNVFARKPFASPLVLSSADSLFALYEFRARPNNEIRLDKTVIVACERDTDLAVYRDAAASLGHAQSDPVGFDAVLDANAGWWRDTWKRLDVTIHGDKKAQLALRFCLFHLMCAAPRHADAASVPCKLLTGEHYQGTTFYDTDLYIEPVFTFTFPDVARRMLAYRHAGLGPGRAIATDLGCKGAKLAWQSGPDGIEALGKWYVFTHTNIHINSDVAYSLMQYLDATGDWRFMRERGAELLVETARFYASRARRNTDGSYSFLDVAGPDEGHCHSTDNVYTNLLAQKNLRAAIRMLGALRRDHREDYTRLVNALAIGQREPAEWRRVANGLRILYDPETKLYEQYDGFYELEPAPADLLEGRTQWFATVAPYQALNQPDVVMAHVLLRDEIPDDVKRANWAYYRHKSMNFSSMSFGINSIMAAIVGEMDEAYRSFMRSAAMDLDPTLTGRGDTGDGLHGTAMGAAWMAAVFGFGGITLSNGRLLVEPRLPKHWKSLAFTLQIQGESFRFTITPKRVLIKAGKRRSVTLPARIMGRNTVLRSGCAFSLESAR, encoded by the coding sequence ATGGTCGCCCGACGCGTTTGTGCCATCGTCAAGAAGGAGCACGACGCCGAATCGCGCCGCGCGCACGCAAGCGTCTTCACCATCGCGAACGGCTACATGGCATTCAAAGGCGACCTCGCTGAAGAGCGAGGCCTGCTCGAGGAGCGCAACGGCCGCCATGCCGCCACGCTGATCAACGGCGTCTTCGACACGGCCGATATGATCGGCCAGATCCCCGTCAGCAAACATGAGCGCCGCTACCTCGACGAGGACTACTTCGACGGCGCCGGCCCGAGCCCGTCCGTCGCCAACCTGCCCAACCCGCTTGCCGTGCGCGTCTTTGTCGGTGACGACGAGCTCGTCTTCGAGCGCGGCAGGATCACGCGCTTCTCGCGCACCTACGAGCTCGATCGCGGCCTCTACGGCTACGCCTACACCCACACCGACTGCCGCGGCCGCAAGACGCGCATCGCCATGCAGCGATTCTGCGACATGGCCAACGTCCACCGCGCTTTCATGCGCTACTCGGTCACGCCGCTCAACTACAGCGGCACCGTCCGCATCATGAGCGGCATCGACGCCGCCGTCCGCTCAAACCTGACCGGCGACCGCCAGATCGACGTCGTCGGCGGATGGCCTGTGTCACGCGACAAGGCCTCGCTGCTCATGGAAGCTCGCACCGCGCACACGGGCATCCACGTCAAGCTCGCCGTCCGAAACGTCTTCGCGCGCAAGCCGTTTGCCTCGCCCCTGGTGCTCTCGTCGGCCGACTCGCTGTTCGCGCTGTACGAGTTCCGCGCACGGCCCAACAACGAGATCCGCCTCGACAAAACCGTCATCGTCGCCTGCGAACGCGACACCGATCTCGCCGTCTATCGCGATGCGGCCGCCAGCCTGGGACACGCGCAGTCCGACCCCGTCGGCTTCGACGCCGTGCTCGACGCCAACGCCGGGTGGTGGCGCGACACGTGGAAGCGGCTCGACGTGACAATCCATGGCGACAAGAAAGCCCAGCTCGCGCTCCGCTTTTGCCTGTTCCACCTCATGTGCGCTGCCCCGCGTCACGCCGACGCGGCGAGCGTACCGTGCAAGCTGCTCACGGGCGAGCATTACCAGGGCACGACGTTCTACGATACCGACCTTTACATTGAGCCGGTCTTTACGTTCACGTTTCCCGACGTGGCGCGCCGCATGCTCGCCTACCGCCACGCCGGCCTCGGCCCTGGCCGCGCGATCGCGACGGACCTTGGCTGCAAGGGCGCCAAGCTCGCGTGGCAATCGGGCCCGGACGGCATCGAGGCGCTCGGTAAGTGGTACGTCTTCACGCACACAAACATCCACATCAACAGCGACGTCGCCTACAGCCTCATGCAGTATCTCGACGCTACCGGCGATTGGCGCTTCATGCGCGAGCGCGGCGCCGAACTGCTCGTGGAGACCGCGCGCTTCTACGCCTCGCGTGCCCGCCGCAACACCGACGGCTCGTACAGCTTCCTTGACGTCGCCGGCCCCGACGAGGGTCATTGCCACAGCACCGACAACGTCTACACGAACCTCTTGGCGCAGAAGAACCTCCGCGCCGCAATCCGCATGCTGGGCGCGCTCAGGCGCGACCATCGGGAGGACTACACCCGCCTCGTCAATGCCCTTGCCATCGGGCAACGCGAGCCCGCCGAGTGGAGGCGCGTCGCCAACGGCCTCCGTATCCTCTATGACCCGGAGACGAAGCTCTATGAGCAGTACGACGGCTTTTACGAGCTTGAACCCGCGCCGGCCGACCTGCTCGAGGGCCGCACGCAGTGGTTCGCCACCGTCGCCCCGTACCAGGCGCTCAACCAGCCCGACGTCGTCATGGCCCACGTCCTGCTGCGGGACGAGATACCTGACGACGTCAAGCGCGCCAACTGGGCCTACTACCGCCACAAGAGCATGAACTTCTCGTCGATGAGCTTCGGCATCAACTCGATCATGGCGGCGATTGTGGGCGAGATGGACGAGGCCTACCGCAGTTTCATGCGCTCCGCCGCCATGGACCTCGACCCCACGCTCACCGGGCGCGGCGACACCGGCGACGGCCTCCACGGCACGGCGATGGGCGCCGCGTGGATGGCGGCCGTCTTTGGTTTCGGCGGCATCACGCTCTCGAACGGCAGGTTGCTCGTCGAGCCGCGGCTGCCGAAGCACTGGAAGTCGCTCGCCTTCACGCTCCAGATCCAAGGCGAGAGCTTCCGTTTCACGATCACGCCGAAGCGCGTCCTCATCAAGGCGGGCAAGCGCCGGTCGGTCACACTGCCGGCTCGGATCATGGGCAGAAACACCGTGTTGCGAAGCGGCTGCGCTTTCTCGTTGGAATCTGCCAGGTGA